In one window of Anser cygnoides isolate HZ-2024a breed goose chromosome 3, Taihu_goose_T2T_genome, whole genome shotgun sequence DNA:
- the SERTAD2 gene encoding SERTA domain-containing protein 2, giving the protein MLGKGGKRKFDEHEDGLEGKVVSPTDGPSKVSYTLQRQTIFNISLMKLYNHRPLTEPSLQKTVLINNMLRRIQEELKQEGSLRPVFVTASQPTDPLSDNFREAQPAFSHLASQPMLPTDFVSTTPLESCLTPASLLEDDTFCTSPTVQHDGPTKLPPPALQPVKDSFSSALDEIEELCPAPTSAEAVAVAADTAAADSKDHPSESSVQKPEGIAESRTAESKLMDSLPGNFEITTSTGFLTDLTLDDILFADIDTSMYDFDPCTSATGAASKMAPVSADELLKTLAPYSSQPVTPNQPFKMDLTELDHIMEVLVGS; this is encoded by the coding sequence ATgttggggaaaggaggaaagcgGAAGTTTGACGAGCATGAAGATGGGTTGGAAGGCAAAGTGGTGTCTCCTACTGATGGTCCCTCTAAGGTGTCTTACACCTTACAGCGTCAGACTATCTTCAACATTTCCCTTATGAAACTTTATAACCACAGGCCATTAACCGAGCCGAGCTTGCAAAAGACAGTTTTAATTAACAACATGTTGAGGCGAATCCAGGAAGAACTCAAACAAGAAGGCAGCTTGAGGCCTGTGTTTGTGACTGCTTCGCAGCCCACCGACCCTCTCAGCGACAACTTCCGCGAGGCCCAGCCGGCGTTCAGCCATCTCGCCTCCCAGCCCATGCTCCCCACTGACTTCGTAAGCACTACGCCCCTGGAGTCTTGCCTCACCCCGGCCTCTTTGCTCGAGGACGACACTTTTTGCACTTCCCCGACTGTCCAGCATGATGGTCCGACGAAACTACCACCTCCTGCTCTCCAACCAGTCAAGGACAGCTTCTCCTCAGCCTTGGACGAAATCGAGGAGCTTTGTCCCGCACCTACCTCCGCAGAGGCAGTAGCAGTAGCAGCCGACACAGCCGCCGCTGACTCTAAAGACCACCCCAGCGAGTCCAGCGTTCAAAAGCCCGAGGGCATCGCGGAGAGCAGAACAGCCGAATCCAAACTCATGGACTCGCTGCCCGGCAACTTCGAGATCACGACTTCCACAGGTTTCCTCACAGACTTGACCCTGGACGACATTCTGTTCGCTGACATTGACACGTCCATGTATGATTTTGACCCCTGCACGTCTGCCACGGGGGCTGCCTCCAAAATGGCTCCCGTCTCAGCAGATGAGCTCCTAAAAACGCTCGCGCCATACAGCAGTCAACCAGTAACTCCAAATCAGCCTTTCAAAATGGACCTCACAGAACTGGATCACATCATGGAGGTGCTTGTTGGATcttaa